The Caldicellulosiruptoraceae bacterium PP1 nucleotide sequence AAAATGCTATACCTTGTTTTATTTTTGCAGTTTTCATTTTATTTCACCTGCTTTTTTAGAGAATACCAATGCTATTGAGTTTAAAATAATAATCACAATAAATAAGACAATCCCTGTTGCAAATAATGCTTTTGCGTGATCTCCACTCGCATATCCCATCTCTATTGCTATATTCCCTGTTAATGTTCTTACTTGGTCAAATATACTGTTTGGTATTTTTGGACTATTACCACTGACCATAATCACTGCCATAGTTTCTCCGATTGCTCTTCCCATTCCAAGTACAATAGATGTAAAAATACCAGACTTTGCAGCAGGTAAAATTACTTTAATTATAGATTGCCAATGGTTTGCACCAAGTGCAAGTGAACCTTCTTTGTATTCCTTGGGAACTGACCTTAGGGATACTTCAGATATATTTATAATTGTTGGAAGTATCATTATCCCCAATATTATTGATGATGTTAAAATACTAAAACCAGATCCACCAAAACTTTCTCTAATAATGGGAACTAATACCATAAGCCCATAAAATCCATAAACAACAGATGGTATCCCTGCTAAAAGCTCAATAAACGGCCTTATAAGTTTTGATACTCTTTTGTTTGCTAATTCAGATAAAAAAATAGCTGTTGCAAGCCCAATAGGAACTCCAATAATAAGTGCACCAATGGTTACAGTTAATGTTCCTATTATCATTGAAAATATGCCAAAAGTCCCTGATAGTGGTGCCCACTTTTCACCTAAAAGAAATTTTAAAATTCCATATTTTAAAAGAACCCCGCTGCCTTCTTTAAAAATAAAGATTGTAATTAATATAACACTTAGTATTGAAATAAATGCACAAATTAATAGTATATATTTAATTGCATTTTCATATCCTTTTTTCATGAATAACCCCTCTTATTTAACTTTTATATAATGATGTTTTTCAACAATTGATTGACCTTCACTACTTAAAGCAAAATCAATAAAATCTTTCACAACACCACTTGGTTCTTTATTTGTTAAGAATAAAAATGGTCTTTGTATCTTATATATTTTATTTTTAATATTTTCTTCAGTTGGCATAACATTCTCTACTGATACTACCTTAATTGAATTATCTAAAACCCCAACCGAAATATATCCAATAGCATTCTTATCTTGTGATACAGTTTGTTTAACAGAGCCTGTAGCTGGCTGAACAACTGCACTATCAATTATAGGTTTTTTATCCATAACAAGCTCTTCAAATGCTCCTCTTGTACCAGAACCTTCTTCTCTTGTAACAACAGTAATCTTTGCATCATTCCCGCCTAACTCTTTCCAGTTAGTAATCTTACCAGTATATATGTCCCTTATCTGTGAAACGGTGAGGTTATTAATTTTATTATCTGGATGAACAACAATAGCTATTCCATCAATAGCAATCTCATATTGGTGTAATCCTTTTTCATCAGCTTTTAACTCCCTTGATGATGTTCCAATATCAGCTATTCCATCCTTTGCTGATTTAATCCCTACTGAAGACCCTCCACCTTGGACCTGAATTTGAACCTGAGGGTTTTTATCCATATAGCTTTTTGCAAGCTCATCTGCAAGTGGTTGAACAGAAGTAGAACCTGCTATTGTTATTATATTTTTACTTGTATTTCCTTCTTTAATTCTTTTTTGACATCCAGAAAATGAAATTAAAAGTACAGATATAATAAGCATTAAAATGATAAGCTTTATTTTTCTCAATTTTATACACCCCTTAATATATTTATTACTTTTATATTTTTAGTCTAAATGTTTAATGTTAAACTAAAATAAAGACTATGTTAAATCTATGTTAAAAAAAGAGCCTTGAACTTGCATATCAAGGCTCAGAAAAATATTTTTTATTTAAATCTATAAATTATTTATATAAATTTCATAAGGTTTATAATTAAAACTATTAATTACAATTTTTTCAATGTTAATAGTTTCGTTCTGTATAACTTTCACAATAATATTTTTCTGACTTTTAAATCTATATATGTTACACTTATTGATTCCAATAATTTTAGAAATGTTTTTTGTGTGGCTATAAATTTCAATATAATCTGTATTAATCCCTTTTTCTTCAATTGAATTAATTATAATATTATAAATTATCTCTGAATCTACAAGTTCACCAAAAGCAGGATGGAATGGACCTGCAATCACATCTTTATCACAATTAATCTCATCAGTTGCTTGAAGCCCTGTTCTTATTACTTTTACATTATTTAATATAAATTCTAATTTCATTTTTGCTGAAATATATATTGCATCTTCTAAATCAAGAGGCTTATATTTTCCCTCTTTGAACATCTTTTCAAGATAGGTATCTTTTATTACAAGAGTAGGATAAATACGTGCAATATCTGGTTTATATTTAACTACTTTCCTAACTGTTTCAATATCCTTTTCAAAATTGCTTTGAGGCAAACCTGCCATAACTTGAACTCCAAGTATAAAGTCAAATTCTTTAATAAGTTCCATTGCCTTTATATTATCATTGGAAGTATGTCCTCTATTGCATGCCATAAGCACTTCATCAAACATACTTTGTATTCCAAGCTCTATTGTTTTTACATTATATTCTTTTAAAAAGTATAATATTTCTTTATTTATGCAATCTGGTCTTGTTGATATTCTGATGCTTTTAACATTTCCAAAAGAGTTTGCAATTTCAAGAAATCTTTTTTGATAAAAAATATCAATGGCTGTAAAATTCCCTCCATAAAATGCTACTTCAACACTACCATTATTTACTTCTATTCCTTCTTTGATTTGGTTTGTAATTCTCTCAAATGTAATTTCATTTTTTTCACCAGATATTATATGTTGATTGCAAAAAATGCATTGAAAAGGACATCCCATTTGTGGTATGAAAATAGGAATTATTCTATGCTTCATTTTGTCCACCTTCTAACTTTAAAAGAGCCTGTTTTGCTGCTTCTTGTTCAGCATCTTTCTTTTTTGTTCCATTTCCTTTTCCATATAATTTGTTATCAATATATACTTCTGACAAAAATCTTTTTTCATCTTTTTTATCCTTAATTGTGTTATAAATAACCTGCCCTAACTTAAATTTTTGAACATGTTCTTGAAGCTTTGTTTTATAGTCATAATACATTGTTCCATTTGCAGCAAGCTCAATTATTTGAGATAAATTATCAAGAACAAATTTTTTAGCAAAATCATATCCACCATCAATATAAATAGCTCCAACAATAGCTTCAAAAATATCTGATAATATGGATTTATTAGAAGCTATATCAGTACTATTGTCATTTTTATTATAAATCAAATATTTATCAAAATTTAATTTTCGAGAAACCTTATAAAGCGAGTCCTTACATACAATAATAGCTCTCATTTTTGTAAGGCTACCTTCACTTAATTGATATTTTTCAAAAAGGTGATGGCTAATAATAAGTTCCAAAACTGCGTCACCTAAAAACTCTAATCTTTCATAACAGTCAATATCATCTTGTGTAAATGATTTATGTGTAAGTGCTCTTTTTAAAATATCTTTATTCTTAAAGCTATAGCTTATTTTTTTTTCTAAATCTTTCATAAATATCACTCCAAAAAATATTACCCCTTTTATATTTTTAGTATATAAAAGGGGTAAAGTCAAATTATTTTACACTATCAATATACCTTACAGCATCTCCAACTGTTTTAATCTTTTCAACCTCTTCATCAGGAATCTCTAAATCAAATTCCTCCTCAAACTGCATAATAAGCTCAACAAGATCTAATGAATCAGCACCTAAATCTTTTATAAAAGATGAATTCTCAGTAATACTCTCCTCATCAATGTTTAATTTGTCAGCAATTAGACTTCTTACCTTTGAAAAAGTATCGCTCATATTTACACCTCCAAATATATATCGAAATCCATAATATTACAAAATTATTATATAGTCAACCCTATTTATTTTCAATAATTACATTTTCTTTTATTGTATCTATAACTTTCTTTTCATAGAATTCAACAGCTTGTTTGATTCCATTATATATAGCCTTGGCATCTGAACTACCATGGCATTTAAAAACAACGCCATCAATACCTAAAAGTGGAGCTCCACCAACCTCATGATAATCATATTTCTGTTTAAGCAATTTTAGCTTTGGCTTTAAGAGTAACCCTGCAATTTTTGATTTAAAGTCTTGCATTGCTATCTCTTTTAAGGTATCAAAAAACATAAGTCCCATGCCTTCCATAAGTTTAAGAGCAATGTTTCCAACAAATCCATCACAAACAACTATATCAGCTACTTTATATGGGATATCCCTTGCTTCAACATTGCCTATGAAATTTATTCCTTTAGTTTCTTTAAGCATTTTATGCGTTGTTTTTATAAGTTCATTACCTTTTTCTTCTTCAGTCCCAATATTTAAAAGACCTACTGTAGGATTCTTAACATTTAATACCTTTTCCATATAAATAGATGACATATAAGCAAACTGAACTAGATTAATTGGTTTACAATCTGCATTAGAGCCTGCATCAATCAATATAAACTTGCCATTTTTCGCAGGAATTAATGTAAGCAATGCTGGTCTGTCTATACCTTTTATTCTACCCACAATAAGTGTTGCTCCTGCTAGCAAAGCTCCAGTATTGCCTGCCGATATAAATGCATCAATTTTATTGTTTTTTAGGTACTGAAAGCCTTTAACAATAGAAGAATTTTTCTTAGTTCTAATTGCTTTTACAGGTTCATCATTAAAGTCAATTACTTCTGGGCAATCAATTAACTCTATATTTGTGTATTCCTTTATATTAATTTCTCCATTATTTATTGCTTCAGTTTTGCCAAATAAAAAAAGTTGGTGAGTCGTATTTTTGTTAATAAACTCA carries:
- the pstC gene encoding phosphate ABC transporter permease subunit PstC gives rise to the protein MKKGYENAIKYILLICAFISILSVILITIFIFKEGSGVLLKYGILKFLLGEKWAPLSGTFGIFSMIIGTLTVTIGALIIGVPIGLATAIFLSELANKRVSKLIRPFIELLAGIPSVVYGFYGLMVLVPIIRESFGGSGFSILTSSIILGIMILPTIINISEVSLRSVPKEYKEGSLALGANHWQSIIKVILPAAKSGIFTSIVLGMGRAIGETMAVIMVSGNSPKIPNSIFDQVRTLTGNIAIEMGYASGDHAKALFATGIVLFIVIIILNSIALVFSKKAGEIK
- a CDS encoding phosphate ABC transporter substrate-binding protein yields the protein MRKIKLIILMLIISVLLISFSGCQKRIKEGNTSKNIITIAGSTSVQPLADELAKSYMDKNPQVQIQVQGGGSSVGIKSAKDGIADIGTSSRELKADEKGLHQYEIAIDGIAIVVHPDNKINNLTVSQIRDIYTGKITNWKELGGNDAKITVVTREEGSGTRGAFEELVMDKKPIIDSAVVQPATGSVKQTVSQDKNAIGYISVGVLDNSIKVVSVENVMPTEENIKNKIYKIQRPFLFLTNKEPSGVVKDFIDFALSSEGQSIVEKHHYIKVK
- a CDS encoding elongator complex protein 3, whose product is MKHRIIPIFIPQMGCPFQCIFCNQHIISGEKNEITFERITNQIKEGIEVNNGSVEVAFYGGNFTAIDIFYQKRFLEIANSFGNVKSIRISTRPDCINKEILYFLKEYNVKTIELGIQSMFDEVLMACNRGHTSNDNIKAMELIKEFDFILGVQVMAGLPQSNFEKDIETVRKVVKYKPDIARIYPTLVIKDTYLEKMFKEGKYKPLDLEDAIYISAKMKLEFILNNVKVIRTGLQATDEINCDKDVIAGPFHPAFGELVDSEIIYNIIINSIEEKGINTDYIEIYSHTKNISKIIGINKCNIYRFKSQKNIIVKVIQNETINIEKIVINSFNYKPYEIYINNL
- the rnc gene encoding ribonuclease III — its product is MKDLEKKISYSFKNKDILKRALTHKSFTQDDIDCYERLEFLGDAVLELIISHHLFEKYQLSEGSLTKMRAIIVCKDSLYKVSRKLNFDKYLIYNKNDNSTDIASNKSILSDIFEAIVGAIYIDGGYDFAKKFVLDNLSQIIELAANGTMYYDYKTKLQEHVQKFKLGQVIYNTIKDKKDEKRFLSEVYIDNKLYGKGNGTKKKDAEQEAAKQALLKLEGGQNEA
- a CDS encoding acyl carrier protein encodes the protein MSDTFSKVRSLIADKLNIDEESITENSSFIKDLGADSLDLVELIMQFEEEFDLEIPDEEVEKIKTVGDAVRYIDSVK
- the plsX gene encoding phosphate acyltransferase PlsX, with protein sequence MRIGIDAMGGDNAPHEIIKGAIEFINKNTTHQLFLFGKTEAINNGEINIKEYTNIELIDCPEVIDFNDEPVKAIRTKKNSSIVKGFQYLKNNKIDAFISAGNTGALLAGATLIVGRIKGIDRPALLTLIPAKNGKFILIDAGSNADCKPINLVQFAYMSSIYMEKVLNVKNPTVGLLNIGTEEEKGNELIKTTHKMLKETKGINFIGNVEARDIPYKVADIVVCDGFVGNIALKLMEGMGLMFFDTLKEIAMQDFKSKIAGLLLKPKLKLLKQKYDYHEVGGAPLLGIDGVVFKCHGSSDAKAIYNGIKQAVEFYEKKVIDTIKENVIIENK